A part of Actinobaculum sp. 313 genomic DNA contains:
- a CDS encoding zinc finger domain-containing protein, producing MPEGQAIHRLARIISQFVAGRQVVASSPQGRFTAGAHLLTGLTALEAQAWGKHFFLPFVETRTPVETHTSASTHSPVGTHPSPAGPACAANARTPSAAQTPPGSAGTSPFPTPPEITSLPLGDDGASWLHVHLGLYGRWSFAGPRAETLSGAGIRAISPHTSRQGDLDAAVIGDESGRVGEESGVVVAPAATSEGAFPPPPRPSVRLRLETDQAVLDLTGPARCEVLSGAEVDAVLDRLGPDPIRNEPGDRARFISLARTRRAPIGQIVLDQSVAAGPGNIYRADCLFRVGIAPLRPAARVSATRLGALWDDLVTVMRADVGAGLIRTVPEDLRPSPVPPDDVEAEWFAVYHRTGRPCLRCGAIVRETELSGRRLFWCPGCQH from the coding sequence ATGCCTGAAGGCCAAGCGATTCACCGCCTCGCCCGAATCATCAGCCAGTTTGTTGCAGGTCGGCAAGTTGTCGCCTCATCGCCGCAGGGAAGATTCACCGCCGGCGCCCACCTCTTAACCGGTTTGACCGCGTTAGAAGCGCAAGCATGGGGAAAACACTTCTTCCTGCCGTTCGTCGAAACTCGCACGCCCGTCGAAACTCACACGTCTGCCAGCACTCACTCGCCCGTCGGAACTCACCCGTCCCCTGCAGGACCAGCATGTGCCGCGAACGCAAGGACGCCGTCCGCAGCGCAGACTCCACCGGGCAGCGCAGGTACATCCCCCTTTCCCACACCGCCTGAGATTACCTCGCTGCCTCTTGGCGACGACGGCGCCTCCTGGCTCCACGTGCATCTGGGACTCTACGGACGCTGGTCCTTCGCCGGGCCACGGGCCGAGACCCTATCCGGAGCGGGCATACGCGCAATCTCCCCTCATACTTCCCGCCAAGGCGATCTCGACGCCGCGGTCATCGGAGACGAGTCCGGCCGCGTCGGGGAGGAGTCCGGCGTCGTCGTCGCGCCAGCTGCAACGTCAGAGGGCGCCTTCCCTCCTCCACCACGCCCCTCGGTCCGGCTCCGCCTCGAGACGGACCAAGCCGTGCTTGACCTCACCGGTCCGGCCCGCTGCGAGGTTCTGAGCGGGGCGGAAGTAGACGCTGTACTGGATAGGCTCGGCCCCGACCCAATCCGTAACGAGCCGGGCGACCGTGCACGTTTCATCTCTCTTGCCCGCACGCGCCGCGCGCCCATCGGGCAGATTGTTCTCGACCAATCGGTGGCCGCAGGTCCCGGCAATATCTACCGCGCCGACTGCTTGTTCCGCGTCGGCATCGCACCATTGCGCCCGGCGGCGCGCGTTTCGGCAACCCGTCTCGGAGCACTGTGGGACGATCTGGTCACGGTAATGCGCGCCGACGTAGGCGCGGGCCTTATCCGAACCGTACCCGAGGATCTCCGCCCCAGTCCCGTTCCACCCGACGACGTCGAGGCAGAGTGGTTCGCCGTCTATCACCGCACCGGTCGACCATGCCTGCGCTGTGGGGCGATAGTCCGCGAGACGGAACTTTCTGGGCGCCGCCTCTTCTGGTGCCCGGGTTGCCAGCACTGA
- the eccCa gene encoding type VII secretion protein EccCa, which produces MAATNRKAPQAPSLTQVELQAPPQIQRSEGLTGALAMILPMFGSMGMMAVMALSGRRSPLMILMSGLFMVAMLGVAVLNIHRNRTQFRASVTGARREYLTYIARMRKQARETEEGQREFARWFLPDPADLPLILDLGLRTGERTSAQGEFLLTRVGLADQPLSQEMYLPEDATLSEVDPVAESAVEQLITTYAEVKDLPLGVNVGGVPRVCFSGPITEARSLARSMLIEVCAFTSATEVRVAILASERLLPEWEWAKWLPHVASDRIYDAVGPARMIDSDPNRLTDLLPEGIIDRPRFSPTGSSVELPHLIIIKDGVDVPPDHPIISDDGVLGVTIFDIGATSEAQRSDSSAFGTVSNDYTILLSHDDERRVRFQAGENAFAGLRGLADQISVVDAETVARRLASRAAVQTDAAGTGKAVEAPGEASAEITDLLGIPDIHELDVTETWKPRLSRDRLRVPIGLTPEHKTVFLDIKESAQQGMGPHGLIIGATGSGKSEVLRTLVLALAMTHSSEELNFVLIDFKGGATFAGMSDMPHVAAIITNLGEDLTLVDRMEDALRGEMARRQEMLRAGGNFKNVADYEKARKAGRTDLEPLPALLIVADEFSELLAEKPDFIEMFVAIGRLGRSLQIHLLLSSQRLEEGRLRGLDSHLSYRIGLRTFSAQESRSVIGVTDAYELPPIPGVGYLKPDTTQLVRFRASYVSGPPPRRSLTADAEYAEEASRDIEILDFTAAPLRQEEAKEVITEAASAEQKEQSELDDSGIPGVPNTTFDIAVFRMAGRGPAAHQVWLPPLDIPSTLDSLMPDLTTTQELGLHSPRWRTAGAFTIPVGDVDRPLEQRRDTMVLDLDGAGGHLAILGGPQSGKSTFARTVLGALALTHSPREVQMYVMDFGGGTFSGLRDLPHVAGLGLRADSARVHRIYAEVASIVDDREKYFAANGIESMAAYRRLRAEGKADDGYGDVFLFVDGWATLRADYEDVETLLGNLIPRGLNFGLHVVATALRWMNFRTQTKDLFGSIVELALGDPSESEISRKGAEGVPSGAPGRGLEQSKHQILGGLPRIDGTTDAESLSEGVAHFVRSVKDAWTGGSTPKLRELPELINIEELNKQVAPDDHRVILGVDESRLEPFGIDFNKQDHFFFFGDRQSGKSSTLRLIAWEIARLYSPKQAQLFVVDYRRSLLGELPDGYLAGYYTNAEQTAEKLTQLYNFLKSRIPGSDITPQELRERSWWVGAEAFVLVDDYDIVQTTQGCPVHVLQELLPQAHDLGLHVIVARRSGGAQRAMFDPIIQSINDLANPGMLLPGNPEEGNLLGRLRPQAGNAGRGQFRSRDVPREVLQVAWRDRQLD; this is translated from the coding sequence GTGGCCGCAACAAATCGTAAGGCTCCGCAGGCGCCGTCGTTAACCCAAGTTGAGTTGCAGGCACCGCCGCAGATTCAACGTTCAGAGGGGCTAACCGGCGCACTCGCGATGATTCTGCCGATGTTCGGATCCATGGGCATGATGGCGGTGATGGCGCTGTCTGGCCGCCGCTCGCCCCTGATGATCCTCATGTCCGGCCTGTTCATGGTTGCCATGCTTGGCGTGGCCGTGCTCAACATTCATCGCAATCGGACGCAGTTCCGCGCTTCGGTGACAGGAGCACGCCGGGAATACCTCACGTATATCGCACGAATGCGCAAGCAGGCGCGGGAAACCGAGGAGGGCCAGCGCGAGTTTGCGCGTTGGTTCTTGCCCGATCCGGCCGATCTTCCACTCATCCTCGACCTGGGGTTACGTACCGGAGAGCGGACGAGCGCCCAAGGTGAGTTTCTTCTCACACGTGTGGGGCTGGCGGACCAACCGCTGTCGCAGGAGATGTACCTACCGGAAGATGCGACGCTCTCGGAGGTGGATCCGGTGGCGGAGTCGGCGGTGGAGCAACTCATTACTACCTATGCCGAGGTGAAGGATCTACCGCTGGGTGTGAACGTTGGTGGCGTCCCGCGGGTTTGTTTCAGTGGCCCCATCACCGAGGCGCGCTCCTTGGCGCGTTCGATGCTGATTGAGGTCTGTGCTTTTACCAGCGCGACGGAAGTACGTGTGGCAATTCTCGCCTCGGAGCGGCTCCTACCCGAATGGGAGTGGGCGAAATGGTTGCCGCACGTTGCATCGGACCGGATTTACGACGCCGTCGGCCCCGCCCGCATGATTGACAGCGATCCGAATCGGCTCACCGATCTACTGCCGGAAGGAATTATCGACCGCCCGCGCTTCAGCCCAACCGGGTCGAGTGTAGAACTGCCACATCTCATCATCATCAAAGATGGGGTGGATGTGCCCCCGGACCATCCGATCATTTCGGATGACGGTGTTCTTGGTGTCACCATCTTCGATATTGGCGCGACCTCGGAAGCTCAGCGATCCGATTCAAGCGCCTTCGGAACGGTATCGAACGACTACACGATCCTGCTTAGTCACGACGACGAGCGTCGGGTTCGCTTCCAAGCGGGCGAAAACGCCTTTGCAGGGCTACGGGGTCTGGCCGATCAGATTTCCGTTGTGGATGCCGAGACTGTGGCGCGGCGTCTCGCCAGCCGTGCGGCGGTACAAACAGATGCGGCCGGCACAGGTAAGGCCGTTGAGGCTCCCGGCGAAGCCTCCGCCGAGATCACGGATTTGCTCGGGATTCCCGATATTCACGAGCTCGATGTGACGGAGACGTGGAAGCCGCGACTGTCGCGAGATCGTTTGCGTGTACCGATTGGCCTGACGCCTGAGCATAAGACGGTCTTCTTGGATATTAAAGAGTCCGCGCAGCAGGGCATGGGCCCGCATGGTCTGATCATCGGCGCCACGGGTTCCGGTAAGTCGGAGGTGTTGCGCACCCTCGTACTCGCGCTCGCGATGACGCATTCATCGGAAGAACTCAACTTCGTTCTCATCGATTTCAAGGGCGGTGCGACCTTCGCAGGCATGTCCGATATGCCGCACGTGGCGGCCATTATCACCAATCTCGGTGAAGACTTGACCCTGGTCGACCGCATGGAGGATGCCCTGCGCGGTGAGATGGCGCGTCGGCAGGAAATGCTGCGTGCCGGCGGAAATTTCAAGAACGTCGCCGACTATGAGAAAGCCCGAAAGGCTGGGCGCACCGACCTGGAGCCTCTGCCCGCACTACTGATTGTGGCCGACGAGTTCTCGGAACTCTTGGCTGAGAAGCCAGATTTCATCGAGATGTTCGTGGCCATCGGCCGTCTGGGCCGTTCGTTGCAGATCCATCTTCTCCTCTCCTCGCAGCGTCTGGAGGAGGGCCGCCTACGCGGTCTTGATTCGCATTTGTCCTACCGGATAGGCCTGCGGACCTTCTCCGCGCAGGAGTCGCGTTCCGTTATCGGTGTCACGGATGCCTACGAGTTGCCGCCAATTCCCGGCGTCGGCTATCTGAAGCCGGATACGACGCAGTTGGTGCGATTCCGTGCCTCGTATGTTTCCGGCCCGCCGCCGCGGCGCTCGTTGACGGCCGATGCTGAGTACGCGGAGGAGGCGAGCCGTGATATTGAGATTCTCGACTTCACCGCCGCGCCGCTGCGCCAGGAAGAAGCTAAGGAGGTTATTACCGAGGCGGCGAGCGCGGAACAGAAGGAACAGTCCGAACTGGACGATTCCGGAATCCCCGGTGTTCCCAACACGACCTTCGATATCGCCGTCTTCCGTATGGCGGGCCGTGGTCCGGCGGCGCATCAGGTGTGGTTGCCCCCCTTGGATATTCCATCCACGCTTGATTCCTTGATGCCCGACCTGACGACGACGCAGGAGCTGGGGCTACATTCACCGAGGTGGAGAACGGCTGGAGCCTTTACGATTCCCGTCGGCGATGTGGATCGCCCATTGGAGCAGCGGCGCGACACAATGGTGCTCGATTTGGATGGCGCGGGCGGTCACTTGGCTATTCTTGGTGGTCCGCAGTCGGGTAAGTCCACATTTGCACGTACCGTGCTCGGAGCTTTGGCGCTGACCCATTCACCGCGAGAAGTGCAGATGTACGTGATGGACTTCGGTGGCGGAACCTTCTCCGGACTGCGCGATCTGCCGCATGTGGCGGGGCTTGGCCTACGTGCCGACAGTGCCCGCGTACACCGCATCTACGCCGAGGTGGCATCGATTGTGGATGATCGTGAGAAGTACTTCGCTGCGAACGGAATTGAGTCCATGGCTGCCTACCGCAGGTTACGTGCAGAAGGTAAGGCCGACGACGGCTACGGCGACGTGTTCCTCTTCGTCGACGGTTGGGCCACTCTGCGCGCTGATTATGAGGATGTTGAGACTCTGCTGGGTAATCTGATTCCGCGTGGCTTGAACTTCGGGCTGCACGTCGTGGCCACAGCGCTGCGGTGGATGAACTTCAGAACTCAGACGAAGGATCTGTTCGGATCGATTGTTGAGCTGGCCCTGGGAGATCCTTCGGAATCGGAAATCTCCCGCAAGGGTGCGGAGGGGGTTCCCTCGGGTGCGCCCGGTCGCGGCCTTGAGCAGTCGAAGCATCAGATATTGGGCGGGCTGCCGCGCATAGATGGCACCACTGATGCCGAGAGCCTGTCGGAAGGTGTTGCGCACTTCGTGCGATCAGTGAAGGATGCGTGGACTGGTGGCAGTACACCGAAGCTGCGTGAGTTGCCGGAACTCATCAATATCGAAGAGCTGAACAAGCAAGTTGCCCCGGACGACCATCGGGTTATCCTCGGCGTGGACGAGTCGCGTCTGGAGCCCTTCGGCATCGATTTCAACAAGCAGGACCATTTCTTCTTCTTTGGTGACAGACAGAGCGGAAAGTCCTCGACGCTACGGCTCATCGCATGGGAGATCGCGCGGCTGTATTCGCCTAAGCAGGCGCAGTTGTTTGTGGTTGACTACCGGCGGTCGCTTCTGGGCGAGCTGCCGGACGGCTACCTGGCTGGCTACTACACAAACGCGGAGCAGACCGCGGAGAAGCTGACACAGCTGTACAACTTCCTCAAGAGCCGCATTCCCGGTTCCGACATCACCCCACAGGAATTGCGAGAACGATCCTGGTGGGTCGGCGCTGAGGCATTCGTGCTGGTCGACGACTACGACATAGTGCAGACGACGCAGGGTTGCCCGGTGCATGTTCTCCAAGAGCTGTTGCCACAAGCGCACGACCTGGGATTGCATGTGATCGTCGCGCGGCGATCAGGAGGCGCACAGCGGGCGATGTTCGATCCGATTATCCAATCGATTAACGATCTGGCGAATCCGGGAATGCTGCTGCCAGGCAATCCCGAGGAGGGAAATCTGTTGGGGCGCCTGCGCCCGCAGGCGGGCAACGCGGGCCGAGGGCAATTCCGGTCTCGGGATGTTCCGCGAGAAGTCCTCCAGGTTGCATGGCGTGACCGACAGCTGGACTGA
- a CDS encoding EsaB/YukD family protein has translation MTDVAEVAANTFVRATVIYEDKKADLLLPGALPVAELIPTIIRRLAAPNQPAALRGFVLSTADGTVVDRSQSLNQQNYRNGAIFELTHRIPETQKRYDDVVEAVADAVDSTNREWTPTDSAGLACTGTVVLLVAATVLLIQARPSAGILVPLTFTGLAALLFGVVWVLERAERHTHAVALALTACLLVGGAGWTFMSAPVAQTPLALSGLGLALAGGASLVMLSEWRELALIPVVLGTTFGTVGAFDIVLGDQQDRVAVGAAAVLCVLLLVLPQLALRTSRLENNDPLLRPMQRPATGSATVAVSGEEVQRNYLRGRRTLFAVRIAAGTALALLTPWVVAQGPWSLVILGALLVILTLGSRTSFGRMDVMSQYVLALVILTVACVSVAILHPLWWPVLVIVMCVLAAGLIAFGLVIGATPPWMRQLADIVEATAGIVIIPAAVLAMRLW, from the coding sequence ATGACTGACGTAGCTGAGGTTGCAGCGAATACCTTCGTGCGCGCGACGGTGATCTACGAGGACAAGAAGGCGGATCTGCTACTTCCCGGGGCGCTTCCGGTGGCGGAACTCATTCCCACCATCATTCGACGTCTGGCTGCACCCAATCAACCGGCCGCTCTGCGCGGCTTTGTGCTCTCCACGGCCGATGGCACAGTAGTTGATCGCTCGCAGTCGCTCAATCAGCAGAATTATCGCAACGGCGCCATCTTCGAACTCACGCATCGTATTCCCGAAACGCAGAAGCGCTACGACGACGTCGTCGAGGCCGTGGCCGACGCGGTAGACAGCACGAATCGGGAGTGGACACCCACAGACTCCGCCGGTCTGGCATGTACCGGTACAGTCGTTCTGCTGGTGGCCGCCACAGTGCTTCTGATCCAAGCCCGGCCTTCCGCAGGCATCCTCGTTCCACTGACCTTCACCGGTCTAGCCGCGCTGCTTTTCGGCGTGGTGTGGGTGTTGGAACGGGCAGAGCGGCACACTCACGCCGTGGCGCTGGCGTTAACCGCCTGCCTGCTCGTTGGAGGGGCCGGATGGACATTCATGTCCGCTCCCGTTGCCCAGACGCCGCTTGCGTTATCAGGATTAGGTTTGGCACTCGCCGGAGGAGCATCGCTCGTCATGTTGTCCGAGTGGAGAGAACTGGCGCTTATCCCGGTTGTCCTCGGCACTACCTTCGGAACTGTCGGGGCATTCGACATTGTGCTCGGTGACCAGCAGGACCGGGTGGCTGTTGGCGCCGCAGCTGTGCTCTGCGTACTTCTCCTCGTGCTGCCGCAACTCGCGCTACGAACCAGCCGTCTGGAGAACAACGATCCGTTGTTGCGCCCAATGCAGCGCCCCGCGACCGGCTCCGCCACTGTCGCCGTTTCAGGTGAGGAAGTGCAGAGGAACTACCTGCGTGGGCGGCGCACGCTATTCGCGGTGCGCATCGCTGCGGGTACCGCCTTGGCCCTTCTCACGCCGTGGGTGGTGGCGCAGGGCCCGTGGAGCCTGGTCATCTTGGGTGCGCTGCTGGTCATTCTCACGCTCGGCTCACGCACATCGTTCGGCCGTATGGACGTTATGTCTCAATACGTGCTCGCCCTGGTGATCTTGACCGTCGCCTGCGTCAGCGTCGCCATCCTCCACCCGCTGTGGTGGCCGGTGTTGGTCATCGTCATGTGTGTTCTAGCTGCTGGACTCATCGCCTTCGGACTGGTTATCGGCGCTACACCGCCCTGGATGCGGCAATTGGCGGACATCGTTGAGGCGACTGCAGGCATCGTGATTATCCCCGCTGCGGTACTGGCTATGAGGTTGTGGTGA
- the eccB gene encoding type VII secretion protein EccB, translating into MASTRDILDGQRFNRQRLVTAFVSGMPGGREMTPVRPWRGIIGGIVLTALLVGGAWVSKLFAPSMPDGWDHGALVIDSNSGSRYVSIDGTLYPVRNAASAYLLFGANLTTVDASESALSEAPLGPVVGIPGAPDKVPSADNLVNTLTSCVAEGGHTWTGVGTGTTQNAEGTMALVKNGEDYYLIADGYRYAFQQTNFTTDQAAAARAVMNEFGFPYAQATDAPGAWLNLFKEGEALVPLEIDHVGEPAGTIEGLGEVNVGTILRVSNAPNEGDTYLVRPGPVLEPMTPVMEHMYAMSDGGETAKTMEITTAQLSRATLASDQLRPTWPDDITALITEPHSACAQLTPDGTSLVIGTNVPHVSTDTVQIASQSGALVAEPGDSGSLYFLIDEDGLAYQLGSYSDTAESFGYSDVTPLRATSAWVSLFSSDSDTEVPLLSGSAAWATVPEEARESQSSGGSSSS; encoded by the coding sequence ATGGCATCCACCCGAGACATCCTTGACGGGCAACGTTTCAATCGGCAACGCCTCGTTACGGCATTTGTTTCTGGAATGCCCGGCGGACGAGAGATGACGCCCGTACGCCCCTGGCGAGGCATTATCGGCGGAATCGTTCTAACCGCACTATTAGTGGGAGGAGCATGGGTATCAAAGCTCTTCGCCCCCTCCATGCCTGATGGTTGGGATCATGGCGCACTCGTGATCGATTCCAACTCCGGTTCACGTTACGTCTCCATCGATGGCACGCTTTACCCGGTGCGCAACGCTGCCAGCGCTTACCTACTCTTCGGCGCCAACCTCACCACGGTCGATGCTTCGGAGAGCGCGCTGTCGGAGGCGCCCCTTGGCCCCGTCGTCGGCATTCCAGGCGCACCCGATAAGGTTCCCTCCGCCGATAACCTTGTTAACACACTCACCAGTTGCGTCGCGGAAGGCGGCCACACCTGGACCGGAGTTGGCACGGGAACCACGCAAAATGCCGAGGGGACAATGGCATTGGTTAAGAACGGCGAGGACTACTACCTCATTGCCGACGGCTATCGTTACGCCTTCCAACAGACCAATTTCACCACCGATCAGGCCGCAGCGGCCCGCGCGGTTATGAACGAGTTCGGCTTCCCCTACGCCCAGGCGACGGACGCGCCAGGCGCATGGCTCAACCTATTCAAGGAGGGTGAGGCGCTCGTCCCGTTGGAGATCGACCACGTCGGCGAGCCTGCGGGCACCATCGAGGGACTGGGCGAGGTGAATGTGGGAACAATCCTGCGTGTGTCCAACGCGCCGAATGAAGGCGACACCTATCTGGTTCGCCCCGGCCCCGTGCTCGAGCCAATGACTCCCGTCATGGAGCACATGTACGCGATGAGCGACGGAGGCGAAACAGCGAAGACGATGGAGATCACCACCGCCCAGCTCTCACGCGCCACGCTAGCATCGGACCAGTTGCGCCCAACTTGGCCCGATGACATCACGGCGTTGATCACCGAGCCACACTCGGCATGTGCGCAACTCACTCCGGACGGCACCTCGCTGGTGATCGGCACAAATGTGCCTCATGTGAGCACCGATACTGTGCAGATCGCCTCCCAGTCCGGGGCATTGGTGGCCGAACCCGGTGATAGCGGTTCCTTGTACTTCCTGATTGACGAGGATGGACTCGCTTATCAGTTGGGAAGCTACTCGGATACGGCAGAGTCCTTCGGCTATTCGGATGTCACGCCTTTACGGGCGACGTCGGCATGGGTGAGTCTGTTCTCCAGCGATTCCGACACCGAGGTGCCGCTATTATCAGGCAGCGCGGCATGGGCCACCGTTCCTGAGGAGGCACGGGAGTCGCAGAGCAGTGGTGGGAGTTCTAGCTCGTGA
- a CDS encoding S8 family serine peptidase, with amino-acid sequence MTRSDVMGRWLRAVRELRGIMRRERTPGIRVPQRRVHPSRSPRRPSFSARGSHGRRRTRLAAAVLAAAMAMPSVLSLNAVAATEQTPRIGMPEGSRSYVAPFWFDDGTCQEGDTSILKREELEADDFVIANDTLGLPEAHELSRGGTVTIAIIDTGVQSNNPALAGARIEAGYDFTDSGSALTDHDGHGTAVASVIAGQNNGDAPIDGVAPEASIVPVKVIDSKPNSGASEEEVANYNNETRERVISGVIWAADNPSIDIIAIPLAFETDSPALKEAIAHAVGQGKLIIAAAGDATSDELVSAYATPSATESATEGTHANLRYPAAYDGVIGVTAVTATSDVSDDLMHSEAVDLAGPGTNVLVANGDAGTCLAATNAVSTGYATGFVVGAAALTMSYNNPSESPEMTAFRLKQSARRGDPSSRTDELGWGIVNPYAAMTLIDDGALPGPGSPERESPSAYATSGRAVPDPPHDMTAQSRFVGALWVAGGVGAVLVLLIFAAGRARGKRQEEDE; translated from the coding sequence GTGACGAGGTCAGATGTGATGGGTAGGTGGTTGCGGGCCGTCCGCGAACTTCGCGGCATCATGCGCCGCGAGCGTACGCCGGGTATCCGTGTGCCGCAGCGGCGGGTTCATCCCTCGCGCTCGCCCCGCCGACCTTCATTCTCCGCACGCGGAAGCCATGGGCGACGTCGTACACGCCTTGCTGCGGCGGTTCTTGCCGCTGCAATGGCAATGCCGTCGGTGCTTTCCCTCAACGCGGTGGCGGCAACGGAACAGACGCCGCGCATCGGGATGCCGGAGGGTAGCCGCTCCTACGTTGCTCCGTTCTGGTTCGATGATGGCACCTGTCAGGAGGGTGACACATCGATACTGAAACGGGAGGAACTCGAGGCAGATGACTTTGTTATCGCCAATGACACTCTGGGCCTTCCCGAGGCGCATGAGCTGTCACGTGGCGGCACAGTCACCATTGCGATCATTGACACGGGAGTGCAGTCGAACAACCCGGCGCTCGCAGGCGCCCGCATCGAGGCCGGTTATGATTTCACCGATAGCGGTAGTGCCCTTACCGACCATGACGGCCACGGCACGGCTGTTGCCTCGGTGATTGCCGGGCAGAACAACGGCGACGCGCCGATCGACGGCGTCGCGCCGGAGGCGTCCATCGTTCCCGTCAAGGTCATTGATTCCAAGCCGAACTCAGGCGCGAGCGAGGAAGAGGTCGCGAATTACAACAACGAGACTCGCGAGCGGGTGATCAGTGGCGTCATCTGGGCGGCGGATAACCCCTCCATCGATATCATCGCGATCCCACTCGCCTTCGAGACGGATTCGCCTGCTTTAAAAGAAGCCATCGCACACGCAGTCGGCCAGGGTAAGCTCATTATCGCCGCTGCCGGAGATGCCACATCCGACGAATTGGTCTCAGCGTATGCGACTCCGTCGGCCACCGAGAGTGCCACCGAGGGTACGCATGCGAACCTACGTTATCCCGCTGCCTACGATGGCGTTATTGGAGTTACTGCGGTCACGGCAACATCGGATGTGTCCGATGATCTCATGCATTCGGAAGCCGTGGATCTGGCCGGACCGGGCACGAACGTACTGGTGGCCAACGGTGATGCCGGGACCTGCCTGGCAGCCACGAATGCGGTCTCAACCGGGTATGCGACGGGATTTGTCGTCGGCGCCGCCGCGCTTACCATGTCGTACAACAACCCCTCCGAAAGCCCGGAAATGACAGCTTTTCGCCTCAAACAGTCGGCACGCCGCGGTGACCCCTCCTCACGCACTGACGAACTCGGTTGGGGGATCGTGAACCCGTATGCCGCCATGACTTTGATCGACGACGGCGCACTTCCTGGACCGGGCTCTCCTGAGCGAGAGTCTCCCAGCGCCTACGCCACAAGTGGGCGGGCCGTTCCAGATCCGCCGCACGACATGACCGCACAGTCGCGTTTTGTCGGCGCATTGTGGGTTGCCGGTGGTGTTGGGGCCGTACTGGTGCTACTGATCTTCGCGGCGGGGCGCGCTCGGGGGAAACGCCAAGAAGAAGACGAGTAG
- a CDS encoding TetR family transcriptional regulator: protein MKRTAAEAALTRQAIICAALHRFAHDGWENCSLGDVARDAEVTRGAIYHHFAGKFDLLLAVLADRWEFYTRELFAPRDAAGLAKAHAERNGDGEPEAGTCAQQHDAETVDGNSAGNASAPEAGGAQRYTVVKSNGADRLTDFLATYLEHLVTDTGFRELAVVSTLVAPRALQADRGMDEKRSGIALWGEYIDAALQDCGDALRLPLEASRFTIMSFIHGVTVTAALQPNDLAEPLDTRGIAEAIVHGLISAD, encoded by the coding sequence ATGAAACGCACAGCGGCCGAAGCCGCACTGACCCGGCAAGCCATTATTTGCGCGGCACTTCACCGTTTTGCCCATGACGGATGGGAGAATTGCTCCCTGGGCGACGTCGCGCGCGACGCCGAAGTGACGCGCGGAGCCATTTACCACCATTTCGCCGGGAAGTTTGATCTTCTCCTCGCCGTCCTCGCCGACCGGTGGGAGTTCTATACCCGCGAACTCTTCGCACCCCGTGATGCAGCGGGGCTTGCTAAGGCGCACGCGGAGAGGAACGGCGACGGTGAGCCGGAGGCGGGCACTTGCGCGCAACAACACGATGCCGAAACCGTGGACGGCAACTCAGCGGGCAATGCCAGTGCGCCAGAAGCTGGCGGCGCACAAAGATATACCGTTGTAAAGAGCAATGGCGCCGATCGCCTCACCGATTTCCTCGCCACCTACCTGGAACACCTGGTAACAGACACAGGGTTTCGGGAGCTTGCAGTGGTCAGCACACTGGTCGCCCCACGGGCACTGCAGGCAGATCGTGGCATGGATGAAAAACGCAGCGGCATAGCGCTATGGGGTGAGTACATCGACGCAGCGTTGCAAGACTGTGGCGATGCATTGCGCCTGCCCCTGGAGGCAAGCCGCTTCACCATCATGTCCTTTATCCACGGCGTCACAGTTACCGCAGCTCTTCAGCCCAATGACCTCGCCGAGCCACTGGACACACGAGGCATCGCAGAGGCGATTGTCCACGGGCTGATAAGCGCCGACTGA